The DNA segment TGATGCAGAATCTCCGAATGTAAAAAGAAAAAAGAAAGAGATATCCGACGAAAAAGATTTAGAAGATCTAAGAATCGGAAAAAAACAAGTTTCTCCAGAAAAAGATCCCCGTTACATAAAGATTTCGATCAAACAGATGTGGGATAAAAAGCCATTACGAGTTGACGAGGCATTTGGAACTGCTTCCAAATATGGCTGTGACTATCTTCTGTTTGGCTCTTACGAAGTGGTTGAGAATTCTTTGCGTACGAAGGTTTATTTGTTCGATGATTATGAAGGAAAAACAATCCCCTTTGAACACCAAACATCCGTAATTCGAGCCTACCAAGAAATGGGTCCACTTGGTGAATCCATAAAAGAGAAATTGCAAGGAAAAGAGACAACTACGTTCAGTTTGACTGCAAATGGAGAAGAGGGTGCACTTGTTTATTTGGATGGAATTTATTTAGGTAAAACTCCACTTGCGGAGAAAAAGTTTCCTATCGGAAGGCGATCGTTATTTATTTTTAAAGAAGGTTTTCATCCTTATAAGTCTGAAGTCATTCTTGAGAAAGGGAAAAAATTCGAAGTCGATGTTAAACTTTCAATTAAGTTGAGTAGTTCTTATATTTCTGTCACTTCAAATGTAGAATCAGATGTTTACTTAGGGATTCAATACTTGGGAAAAACACCGATTCAACATTTGTCCATCCCAACAGGCATGAATCGACTCCGAGTATCAAAAGAAGGATATATCGATGTTTTTCGGTCTATAGATGCAATAGAAAATGAGGAAACTTCTTTAGATGTGCAGTTGCGAGAAGGTCAGTCTGAAGTTTATTATAAAAATAAACAAAATGTATTTCTGGATCATACCTATAAAGATTTTACGACATACTCTCTATATGGTGCGTTATTATTTTACGCAAGTTATGCATATTTGAACTATGCATCTAGGCAAGCATATTCGGGAGCTCGATCTCAGGTTACTTTCACAAATGCGATTGCAATCAGATCCTTCTACGAAAATAATCCAAATGAATTCTTTTTTTGGTATTACACGCAAAATCAAGTGATCGAAAATGCAGAATCAAAAGGTAGAAATTTAAAACTGATTGCTGGTACGTTACCGATTGAAAATCGTAGGAAACGCCAACTTGTGGCTGGACCAATGGTGATTTTGATGGGACTTATGCTTGTCTCTGCAGCTACCTTTTATTATTTAGGATTAGATAAGGAAACAATCGAAATTGGTTATTTGCCAATCAATCCGGAATTTGCTAACTACGGTCAGTCGGCAATTGAAGGGTATAGTTATATGCAATTCCATCTTCGCTATTAAAAGTAAATCTAGGTGAATTCTGTATCTTCTGGAGTTGATTGATTCATCCGATGGATTAGATTC comes from the Leptospira ellinghausenii genome and includes:
- a CDS encoding PEGA domain-containing protein, translated to MKHKISAALLILGLLGNTLPLFSIDDYYNFPSQSYKGGVTFESSRNLCIFPFVAIKEDVTKEYLMKGIPSVLLSDLRNLEYTYVEYPRKNIIYHSFGENPVSTLQEKIDAESPNVKRKKKEISDEKDLEDLRIGKKQVSPEKDPRYIKISIKQMWDKKPLRVDEAFGTASKYGCDYLLFGSYEVVENSLRTKVYLFDDYEGKTIPFEHQTSVIRAYQEMGPLGESIKEKLQGKETTTFSLTANGEEGALVYLDGIYLGKTPLAEKKFPIGRRSLFIFKEGFHPYKSEVILEKGKKFEVDVKLSIKLSSSYISVTSNVESDVYLGIQYLGKTPIQHLSIPTGMNRLRVSKEGYIDVFRSIDAIENEETSLDVQLREGQSEVYYKNKQNVFLDHTYKDFTTYSLYGALLFYASYAYLNYASRQAYSGARSQVTFTNAIAIRSFYENNPNEFFFWYYTQNQVIENAESKGRNLKLIAGTLPIENRRKRQLVAGPMVILMGLMLVSAATFYYLGLDKETIEIGYLPINPEFANYGQSAIEGYSYMQFHLRY